GCTCGCCGAGCACATGGACGCGGACTACGTGTTCGAGAAGACGCGCGAGGGCTTCGAGTTCTTCGAGAAGCACTTCGAGTTCCCGTACCCGTTCACGAAGTACGACCAGCTCTTCGTGCCGGAGTACAACATGGGCGCGATGGAGAACGCGGGCTGCGTGACCTTCACGGAGTCGTACGTGTTCCGCTCCAAGGTGACCGACGCCGTCAAGGAGCGACGCGTCGTGACGATCCTCCACGAGCTCGCGCACATGTGGTTCGGCGACCTGGTGACGATGCGCTGGTGGAACGACCTGTGGCTCAACGAGTCGTTCGCGGAGTGGGCGTCGACGCTCGCGACCGCGGAGGCCACCGAGTGGACCGACGCGTGGACGACGTTCGGCTCGATGGAGAAGGCCTGGGCGTACCGCCAGGACCAGCTCCCGTCGACGCACCCGATCGTCGCGACGATCAACGACCTCGAGGACGTCCAGGTCAACTTCGACGGCATCACGTACGCCAAGGGCGGCTCGGTGCTCAAGCAGCTCGTGGCGTGGGTGGGCCTCGAGTCCTTCATGCAGGGCGTCGCCGCGTACTTCCGCAAGCACCAGTTCGGCAACACGGAGCTGAGCGACCTGCTCAGCGAGCTCGAGGCCGCGTCCGGCCGCGACCTCGGCGAGTGGAGCCGCCTGTGGCTCGAGACGGCGGGCGTCAACACGCTGCGTCCCGAGATCACGACCGCGGACGACGGCACGATCGAGTCGTTCGCGATCCTGCAGACCGCCGCCGAGTCGCACCCGACGATCCGTCCGCACCGCCTCGCGGTCGGCTTCTACACGCTCACCGATGACGGCCTGAGCCGGACGCACCGCGTCGAGCTCGACGTCGCGGGCGAGCGCACCGAGGTGCCCGAGCTCGTGGGCCTTGCCCGCCCCGACCTCGTCCTCCTCAACGACGACGACCTCGCCTACGCGAAGATCCGCCTCGACGAGGTCTCGCGCGCCACCGCCGTCGAGCACCTCGCGGAGATCACGGACCCGCTGGCCCGTGCTCTCGTGTGGGGCTCGTTCTGGGACGCGACGCGCGACGGCGAGGTGCCGGCGAGCGAGTTCGTCCGGCTCGTCGTGAACAACATCCCGTCGGAGACTGGCTCGACGACGCTGCGCACGACCCTGGGCCAGGTCGTCCTCGCAGCCCGCAGCTACGTCGCTCCCGCGCGTCGTAAGCAGACGCTCGAGGCGGTCGCAGACGCGCTGTGGGCGTTCGCGCAGAGCGCGGACCCGGCCTCGGACGCGCAGTTCCAGTTCGTGAAGTTCTTCGCGCAGGTCGCGTCGACGCCGAGCCAGCTCGCCGCGGTCGAGGCGCTCCTGTCGGGTGAGGTCGAGCTCGAGGGCCTCACGGTCGACACGGACCTGCGCTGGGAGCTGCTCTTCGCGCTCGTCGCGGGTGGACGTGCGGGTACGGCGGAGATCGATGCGGCGCTCGCCGCGGACGCGACGGCGTCGGGCGAGCAGCAGGCCGCCCACGCGCGTGCGGCGATCCCCACGCTCGAGGGCAAGAAGGCCGCATGGTCGAGCGTCGTCGACGAGGAGGGCAAGCCGAACGCGATCATCCGCGCGACGGCCGCCGGCTTCGTCACCGCGCACGACCCGCAGCTGCTCGCCCCGTTCGTCGAGACGTACTTCGCGTCGCTCTTCCCGATCTGGGAGTCGCGGACGTACCACATCGCCGAGGAGCTCATCGAGGGCCTTTTCCCGGCCGTCCTCGCGAACGAGGAGCTGCACTCGGCAGCGCAGGCCTGGCTCGACGCGCACGCGGAGGGCTCGGAGCGCGTGGCGCCGCCGGCGCTGCGCCGCCTCGTCGTCGAGGGTCTCGCCGACGTCGAGCGCGCTCTCGCTGCGCAGGCGGTCGACGCCCAGGCCTGAGCGGACCACGCCCCTCGTACGGATCGCCCGGGTGCACACGTCACGTGTGCACCCGGGCGATCTTTCGCTGTGCGCCCTCCTCCCCCGTCCACGGGTCGCCCGTCGGCACACCTGAGGCGTGCGCACGAGCGATCCGTCGTGCGGAGGGGGGCGACGGTTCCTGTCACAGAGACGATGACGGCCCGTCACCCTCGCGGGTGACGGGCCGTCGTCGTACGGCGGGAGCTCTCAGGCGTCCTTCATGACC
This genomic window from Flavimobilis soli contains:
- the pepN gene encoding aminopeptidase N; this translates as MPGENLTRAEAAERASIVATQSYEIDLDLTTGPTTFASTTVARFTATPGASTFIDLVAPTVREITLNGRSLDPAEVFADSRIALADLAEQNELRVVADCAYTNTGEGLHRFVDPVDGEVYVYTQFEVPDSRRVFTVFEQPDLKATFQFTVTAPTGWQVVSNEPTPEPAVDGDKATYEFAPTPRISSYITALVAGPYWVARSELTSADGRTIPLGVFCRASLAEHMDADYVFEKTREGFEFFEKHFEFPYPFTKYDQLFVPEYNMGAMENAGCVTFTESYVFRSKVTDAVKERRVVTILHELAHMWFGDLVTMRWWNDLWLNESFAEWASTLATAEATEWTDAWTTFGSMEKAWAYRQDQLPSTHPIVATINDLEDVQVNFDGITYAKGGSVLKQLVAWVGLESFMQGVAAYFRKHQFGNTELSDLLSELEAASGRDLGEWSRLWLETAGVNTLRPEITTADDGTIESFAILQTAAESHPTIRPHRLAVGFYTLTDDGLSRTHRVELDVAGERTEVPELVGLARPDLVLLNDDDLAYAKIRLDEVSRATAVEHLAEITDPLARALVWGSFWDATRDGEVPASEFVRLVVNNIPSETGSTTLRTTLGQVVLAARSYVAPARRKQTLEAVADALWAFAQSADPASDAQFQFVKFFAQVASTPSQLAAVEALLSGEVELEGLTVDTDLRWELLFALVAGGRAGTAEIDAALAADATASGEQQAAHARAAIPTLEGKKAAWSSVVDEEGKPNAIIRATAAGFVTAHDPQLLAPFVETYFASLFPIWESRTYHIAEELIEGLFPAVLANEELHSAAQAWLDAHAEGSERVAPPALRRLVVEGLADVERALAAQAVDAQA